The following coding sequences lie in one Pontibacter sp. G13 genomic window:
- a CDS encoding VOC family protein: MSQIPPFHVAIPVHDLELTRTFYRDILGCEEGRSSDQWVDFNLYGHQFVIHLKPDMNPDAALHHNPVDGHAVPVPHYGVVLPWEEWESLASKLKAAETAFVIEPYIRFQGQVGEQATMFFLDPSGNALEFKAFKDMSQLFAK, translated from the coding sequence ATGTCGCAGATTCCTCCTTTTCATGTAGCGATTCCCGTCCATGACCTCGAATTGACCCGGACGTTCTACCGCGATATCCTCGGATGTGAAGAAGGCCGCTCCTCGGATCAATGGGTGGACTTCAACCTCTATGGTCATCAATTTGTCATCCACCTCAAACCGGATATGAATCCCGATGCCGCTCTCCATCACAATCCGGTAGATGGCCATGCGGTTCCGGTCCCGCATTACGGGGTCGTGTTGCCGTGGGAGGAATGGGAGTCATTGGCATCAAAGCTCAAAGCGGCGGAAACGGCATTTGTCATTGAACCCTATATCCGTTTTCAGGGGCAGGTGGGCGAACAAGCCACCATGTTTTTCCTAGATCCTTCTGGCAATGCGCTTGAGTTCA